The nucleotide window TGATCCGGCCCGACGGGCGGCCCTGCTACTGCGGCAGCAGCGGCTGCTGGGAGACCGAGGTCGGCGAGGCGGCGCTGTGCCGGGCGCTCGGGCTGGCCGAGGACACCCCGCGCGGGGCGATCCTGTTCGAGCTGCGCGAGCTCGGCCGCGCCCCGGAGACGGCGATGACGCGGCTCGCGGAGTTCGCGGAATGGCTGACGCTCGGGCTGATCAACGTCGTCAACCTGCTGGGACCCCAGCTGGTGATCCTCGGCGACCTGCTTACGGTGCTGCCGGAGGCGGTGCTGCGGCACGTCGGCGCCGAGGTGCGCCGGCGCAGCCTGGTGAGCCGGGCGGTCGGCGGCACGCGGATCGTCAGTTCGGCGCTGGGGGCCGACGGGAAGCTGCTCGGCGCCGCGGAAGTGGCGTTCGAAGTCGTGCTGGATTCTGTCTGATTTCCTGTCCGGCTCCGTGTCCGGAATTACCGCTTTTCGCGGCCGGAACGTGATATCGGACACGCGGCGAGCCTTATTCAGCCGTCGGCCGCCGCATGACTGGCGTTGACCGGCGGCGGTCGGGTGGGAGGGTGCGGCGGCCTGGCCCGAATAAGTCTCGATCTGCAAGATGCAGAAAGGCGGCCGGTGCCTGTGCGCACCGGCCGCCTTTCGCTCGTCGGGAGGTTACCGCTGGATGTCGGCGGACAGTTCCTTGAGCTTGGCCTCGTGCTCGCGGGCGTGGTGCCCGCAGAAGAGCAGTTCGCCACCCGTGCTGAGGATGGCGCGTACCTGAGCTGCTGCTCCGCACCGGTCACAGCGGTCGGCGGCGGTCAGTTCGGGGCGGGTGAGCGTCGGCGATGTCATGGGGGTCTCCCTCCGTCCCGGCACCGGTTGCCCGGTGCCATCGATCCAGCTACGCCCACTTCGGGACTGCTACCGGTGGCGGCGATCGCCTCCGGCTCCGCGTGTTCGTGCTTCTACTGTTCCAGACGTTTCGCGGCTCGCAAGTGTTCCCGCGCCGGTGGGACCTGAGTCACGTCGATTTACCCCGGATGCCGTAACGATGTCCCGCATTCCAGGAGACGATTACCCGGAGAGTTACGTTTTCCGTGGTCAGGCACCATGGACTCGTGAGCACGGTGACTTCCCCACGACGGCTTTCCCGGGTACCGGCGCCGCTCTTGTTCGTTCTCAGCGGAATTTCGATGTACGCCGGAGCGGCGGTGGCGGTCGACCTTTTCGGCCACGCGACCCCGGCGGGCGTGGCCTGGCTCCGCTGCCTCGGGGCGGCGGTGGTCCTGCTGGCCTGGCGCCGCCCCGGTCCTGACGCGTGGCGCGGTCGCCGTCTGCTGCTGGCGATCGTGTTCGGCGTGGTGACGGCGGGCATGAACGTGCTGTTCTACGAGGCGATCGCCCGCCTGCCCCTGGGCACGGCGGTGGCGATGGAGTTCGCCGGCCCGGTGGTGGTGGCGGCACTGGGCTCCCGCACGGTGCGCGACGTCCTGGCACTGGTCCTGGTGGCGGCGGGCGTGGTGGCGATCGCGGACGTCCGGATCGCGGGCAGTTTCTGGGGAGTGGCGTTCGCCCTGGGCGCAGCGCTGGCCTGGGCGGGCTACATCCTCCTGGGCAAGAGGGTGGCGACGGACGGCGACGGCATCGACAGCCTGGCGATCGGCTTCTTCGCGGGGACGGTGGTGTTGTCACCGCTGGCGCTGGGAACGGGACCGGTGTGGGCTTCGCCACGGTTGTTGCTGCTCGGGGTCGGGGTGGGGGTGTTGTCGACGGTGGTGCCGTATGCGCTGGACCAGGTGGTGCTGCGGCGGGTGGGGCAGGCACGGTTCGCGACGTTGCTGGCGTTGCTCCCGGTGACGGCGGGGGTGATGGGGTTCGTGTTGCTCGGGCAGGTGCCTTCGGTGGCCGAGGCGGTGGGGACGCTCGCGGTAGTGGCCGGGGTGGCGCTGCGGAGCAGGGAGGGGTCGGTGGGGCCGGACGGGTCGGTGGGGCCCGAGGGGGCGGAGGTGCGGGGGCCGGAGTTGCCAGGGTGAGGTCAGGTTTCTGCGGCGTCGGGTTTGTGCTGTGTCGGGTTGGCGGGGCTCGAGATGGCGCGCCCAAACCGAGCCGGCGAGCCTCAGGTCGGCCGAGCGACCAGGCCGGCACCCAGCACCGGATCGTGATGGCCCCCACCCCGCCCGCCCGGGATACTTACCCCGGGCGGCAGGAAGCGGGTGATCATGACCAAAGCGGCGTCGGCCGCGGCGAAGGACTTCGCCGCCGCCGGGGTGGGTGGGGTTCATCTTGCCTGGGCCGACAACAACGGCATTCCGCGGTCGCGGATCGTGCCCGTTGGCGGGCTCGCCGATGCCGCCACGCGGGGCGTCGGGGCGACCTCGCTGTTCGCCGTCTTCGACAGTCACGACTCCATCACCTTCGCGCACCCTGGCCTGGACACGCCTTCCGGGGACGTCCGGCTCGTGCCCGTCGTCGAGCGGCTGCGGCGGCTGGCCGGGCAGCCCGCGCTCGCCTGGGCGCCCGTCCGGCAGCTCACCCGGGACGGCGATCCGTGGCCCTACTGCCAGCGTGCCGTCCTCGAAGCGCAGGTCGCCAAGGCCGCCGCACGGGGGCTCGAGTTCCGGGCCGGCTACGAACTCGAGTTCGCCGTCGCCCCCGCGGGGAGTGCCGGCATCACCGCCAACCCCGGGCATCCCGGGCCCGCCTACAGCCCGCACGCCCTCGTCGGGCTCGATGGCTTCGTCGGGGCCCTCCTGCACGACTTCGCGGCCAACGGCCTGCGGATCGGCCAGCTGCACGCCGAGTACGGCGTTGCGCAGCTCGAACTGTCGCTGGCCGCCACCGATCCGGTTTCCGCCGCCGATGACCAGCTGCTCGCGCGGCAGACCATCCACGCCGCCGCGCGGGTGCACGGTCTTGCCGTCAGCTTCGCGCCGATGATCGATCTCGGTGCCGCCGGCAACGGCTGGCACCTGCACACCTCCGTCCACCGGAAGGGCCGCAACCTGCTCGACGGGAACGGCCGGCCGGCCGGGGACGGCGCCGCCTACCTCGCCGGGCTGCTGCGCGACCTGCCGGCCCTGACCGCGGTCACCGCGCCGAGCGTGCCCTCGACGTTGCGGCTGCGGCCCGGCCACTTCGCGGGCGCGTACGCGTTCTGGGGCGTCGAGAACCGGGAGGCGCCGCTGCGGTACGTCCCCGGCTCGGCCCTGCTGGGCGACGGCCACGCCAACGTCGAGCTCAAGACGTCCGACGCCTCGGCCAACCCGTACCTCGCGCTCGCCGTCGTGCTCGCCGCCGGGATGGCCGGGATCGAGGACGCGCCCGCACTGCCCGAGCCCATCGGCGCAGACCCGGGCGGCTGGACCGACCACGAACGGGAGATCCGCGGGGTGCACCGGCTGCCGGCGAACCCCGCCGAACAGGACGCCGCACTCGTGGCGTCGCCGCGGGTCGCCGGGGTGCTCGGCGACGAGCTGCTGGGCGCCTTCCGCGCCGTCCGGGCGTCCGACGCGGCGTGGGCGGCCGACCGCACGGACGACGAGATCGTCGCTGCCCACCTTTGGCGTTACT belongs to Amycolatopsis tolypomycina and includes:
- a CDS encoding DUF7455 domain-containing protein; this encodes MTSPTLTRPELTAADRCDRCGAAAQVRAILSTGGELLFCGHHAREHEAKLKELSADIQR
- a CDS encoding glutamine synthetase family protein; the encoded protein is MTKAASAAAKDFAAAGVGGVHLAWADNNGIPRSRIVPVGGLADAATRGVGATSLFAVFDSHDSITFAHPGLDTPSGDVRLVPVVERLRRLAGQPALAWAPVRQLTRDGDPWPYCQRAVLEAQVAKAAARGLEFRAGYELEFAVAPAGSAGITANPGHPGPAYSPHALVGLDGFVGALLHDFAANGLRIGQLHAEYGVAQLELSLAATDPVSAADDQLLARQTIHAAARVHGLAVSFAPMIDLGAAGNGWHLHTSVHRKGRNLLDGNGRPAGDGAAYLAGLLRDLPALTAVTAPSVPSTLRLRPGHFAGAYAFWGVENREAPLRYVPGSALLGDGHANVELKTSDASANPYLALAVVLAAGMAGIEDAPALPEPIGADPGGWTDHEREIRGVHRLPANPAEQDAALVASPRVAGVLGDELLGAFRAVRASDAAWAADRTDDEIVAAHLWRY
- a CDS encoding EamA family transporter encodes the protein MYAGAAVAVDLFGHATPAGVAWLRCLGAAVVLLAWRRPGPDAWRGRRLLLAIVFGVVTAGMNVLFYEAIARLPLGTAVAMEFAGPVVVAALGSRTVRDVLALVLVAAGVVAIADVRIAGSFWGVAFALGAALAWAGYILLGKRVATDGDGIDSLAIGFFAGTVVLSPLALGTGPVWASPRLLLLGVGVGVLSTVVPYALDQVVLRRVGQARFATLLALLPVTAGVMGFVLLGQVPSVAEAVGTLAVVAGVALRSREGSVGPDGSVGPEGAEVRGPELPG